The following is a genomic window from Daphnia magna isolate NIES linkage group LG4, ASM2063170v1.1, whole genome shotgun sequence.
TGTGACTAGATAGGATCGTGAAACGTAGATCTTTATCGTATTATGCAACAAACCCGGATTTTTGAGTCGGATCTTCAAAAATGGTAAAACCAACCGAAAGTTAATCCGCATTCCCCAAATTGAAACTCACTAAACGTTTATTATTTCACCCTTTCGTTGAGAAGAAAGGGAGCCAAATGAATAGCTCAGGCTATGATGGGTTATAGTCAGATCAGGTATAGgtctaaatttcaatcaagcTAATGTGATTGACAGTATAGGATCAGAGGGGCTTTGATAACGAAGCCCCAAAATAGCGAAACGGACATTGAGTCGAAACAAAATTGAGCCAAAAGACCTTGCTGATGTTTCATGTTGTTATCGACTTGATTCGTGTATATCAAAATGTTtgtcaaacagaaaaaaaaagtatttaaagACGAGCTAACAAACCCTGGGGGCGATTCGTGTTTCGACTGTTGCAATCATGAAGGTCTCCGCAATTGTTTTGGTTGCCTTGTTCGTCGCTCATGTAAGCTAGACtttcacttgttttttaaCTTCATCGAAGcacgaatattttttaaacatttgtttttaatttcatttgtttttttcaggcGGCTGCTTGGGACTTGTCCAAGTACCAGCCCAGATCGGTCTTGTACCCCCGTGCTCCATCAAAGACCACCACAGCTAAAGTCTTCCCTAAGCGCGCCCCCACTGTCGATACCCGCGGTATTTGAACAAAttcttaaaataaataaattttttgaaatcatttcgacatttttaaaattcatttcgACCCTAGGATTCTGCGGACAGGTGAACTATGCTTCCCGTATCGTCGGCGGAACTGAGGCCGTTCCCCACTCTGCCCCATGGTAGGCTAAGCTAAaattcttaattttcattaGAAACTGTGATTATAAattctaaaatgaaaacaggCAGGTGGCTATTTTCATCGATGGTCAATACTTTTGCGGAGGTTCTTTGATTTCCAACGAGTGGGTTCTTACCGCTGCCCGTAAGTCAATTGCGTATACCATACCCGTCGTTGCCACTTCAGGAAATCTATTTAAAAGAGACGCATTGATTTCATTTATGCAGATTGCGCTGATAATGCCATCTTCTTCAACATTTTGTTGGGTTCCCACAACGTTCGTTTGGATGCTGCTGATGAGCCCACTCGCGTTGAAGTCAGGTCCACCGAGTACACCGTTCACCCCGAGTGGGGACCCGTCCGTATCATCAACGATGTTGCCCTCATCAGATTGCCCAACCCAATTGAATTCACACGTATGACAATATTTTGCTTGTTTAGAATGCGAAATATGAAATTAATGTTATGTTTGGTACAGCTGAAATCCAACCAATCTGCATGGCCCCCTCCACCGAGGGCGACCATGTTGGTGATATGCTCCACATCAGCGGATGGGGCAAACCCTCTGATggtaaattaaaattaatttttttttttaactcgcATGTAAGGACACGTAAATTATTCTGTTAGATGCTCTGCCGGTATCTCCCCCGTCTTGCGTGAAGTCGATGTCCCGTGCATCTCCAACGCCGAATGCGCCCAGACCTACGGTGCCACCATCACCGACGGAAACATTTGCGTCGATACCACTGGCGGCAAAGGATCCTGCAACGTAAGTTCTCAACGACGTCAAACTTGAAACTTTGAAATGTAATTCCGGTCTTTGTTTAATGCAATAGGGTGACTCTGGCGGCCCATTGTCCTTCGTCAACAACGGCGTCCACAACCAAGTCGGTATTGTCAGTTTCGGTTCATCCGCTGGATGCGAAGTTGGTCTGCCCGCTGGATTCGCCCGCGTCTCCTACTTCGCTGACTGGATCTCGTCCGTCACTGGCTTGGTCATCTAAACTGAAGAATGTTCCTTTTTCCTATCAACCCAATATTTttgttgccttttttcttattctccCTGTTTCTAAAGCTATGAAATACAAAAGTCCTTGAAGATTGCTGTCACTGCGTAGATTATTCCCAATCTTATTTTGAGTGACGTGGTGTACGATaatgatgaatcgattgaaaACGAAAGCCTACGAGGAACATGTTACCTGTAAACAAACGATGCGTAGAGAACCATCTGGGACAACTGGACGCAGCGTTATCATGCGTGTGTCCCGCAATGAAATTCGGTTTGATTGAATTGTCTATAAAGAAACGCCACTCACGACATGATGACTCTGCTAGGGCCTAAGCGATAAGAAAATACAGGTAGATCTCGTTCTTCGTTATCTACGTGACTGAGGGATTTACGAAACTGATCCCGGGTCCAGTCAGGGCTGGTAAAAAACCGATGGGTACAATCGAACAGTGTGGAATGACGTCAGTTGACGAACTCCATAGCCTGatacgttttaaaaaaaaatgatattaaGGTCTTTCAATATTTCATGTACAATATAGGTACATTATATCCTGTTTGGAATTAATGGGAATCCCTTAAAAAAACTGTGCTCAGTCAGAACATGGGTTCTGTAAGATCGAATGGATCCGGTTCCATTGGGCCACTCAGTACACATAAAAATAAGACGATAAGATCTTTGATAATTATCAACCTTGGTTTAATAAATGAATTTCCAAACAGGatatttgaatttgttaggCCAGTTTATCTTGGCGCCTAGTTAGCCTGGATCAAACTCCATGGATTCACGAGGTATATAAGAAAGAAGTAGCAAAATGAAATCGCTACGTGTGTTTTCAATCAATTTGAAATATCATGAAGGTCCTGGCTATTGTCTTGGTTGCGCTCGTCGTCGTTCAGGTACGATCACGCTTCTTATTAATTCAATTCAATTGGAATCTGATTTTCTTCTATTCGGATAACAGGCGGCTGAAAGGGACTTGTCCAAGTACCAGCCCCGGTCTGTTCTGTACCCTCGTGCTCCATCGACATCTACCAACTCCAAAATCTTCCCTAAGCGATCACCAACTGTCGATACCCGCGGTATTACGTCATAACTTTGTTACCCTTAACATCAAATTTCGTGTTtaaaatgccttttttttccaggTTTCTGCGGCCAGGCAAAGTCTTCCAGCCGCATCGTTGGTGGAACTGAAGCCGTGCCCAACTCTTTGCCATggtaaataaaattcttttacATTTAAGCTTATTGTATTAGGCaataccaatagaaaaattttctttttcaaaaaggcAAGTGGCTTTGTTTATCGACGATCAATACTTCTGTGGTGGTTCCTTGATTTCAAACGAATGGGTCCTTACTGCCGCCCGTAAGTCGTGCATTTCTTCCATCCACGACACAAACTGAAACAAATGTTGGCATTCGTTTCGTAGATTGCGCTGATGCCGCTGTCTTCTTTGACGTCTATTTGGGTTCCCACAACGTTCGTTTGGCTGCTGCCGATGAGCCAACCCGTGTCGAGGTTAGATCCACCGAATACACCGTCCATCCCGAATGGGCCTCTCTTCGTATCCGGAACGACGTCGCTTTGATCAAACTGCCAGCTCCAATTGAATTCACCCGTACGATTAATATTCTACGTTTAATCATAAGCCTTTATGAATTTTAACTTTAATTACAGCTGAAATTCAACCAATTTGCATGGCTCCTTCTACCGAGCCCGACCACGTCGGTGACCTTCTCCACAACAGCGGCTGGGGCAAACCTTCTGATGGTAAAGTCCGATCCAACATTTCCCGCATTTTCATACCAAATATTAAATTCATTTAATTGAATAGACGCTGCTGGTATCTCTCCTACCTTGAACGAAGTTTACATGCCATGCATGTCGAATGCTGAGTGTGCCCTCACCTTCGGCAATACGATTACCGATGGTAACATTTGCACTGATACCACTGGCGGCCACAGCGCTTGCAACGTACGTTTaacattttctaatttttaaaaatagattaaGCATTTAATATAATTGAATGTAGGGTGATTCTGGTGGCCCATTGAGTTTCATTAACGGAGGCGTTTACAATCAAGTTGGCATTGTCAGTTTCGGCTCTTCCGCTGGCTGCGAAGTTGGCTACCCCGCCGCCTACGCTCGCGTATCCTACTACGCCGACTGGATCTCTTCCGTCACTGGATTGGTCATCTAAAACTGCATGACACCACTTCTCTAGCCTAATATTTGTctgttattttcattcaatcatttctttttgaatttattcAAATACAAACATTTGCTGCCCTAAAAGGAAAAGTGAAAAACGTCTGTAACTTCGTTCATTTAAATCAAATATCGTGATTTACACGGTGATGAGTGAAAACGGGTAGATTCGAACGAAAGCTTTCTATGAATTCATTTGGAAAGTGTGTAATATCTGTTTCGTCGCCAAACAAGAACTGTATCTGGTGGTTATTTTCACCACAACCTTAATAGCCTTTGTGCCACATTTTGACGGTTGATTTTCCACGATACGTCATCCGCCAGACTTtcgttgaaaagaaaagaaagaaaaaacaaaaaaactagacGTATTTAAGAGCCGGCGTCAGTGAGGAGAGAATAGATTCGTGTCTGCGCCGTGTCTGTGCAACAATCATGAGAGTCTTAGCTATCGTATTACTCATTGCCTTTTTGATTGCTCAGGTAGAATTTCTTCTAAATCATCAACAACAATAAGTTCTCAAGTTAATATTGGTGTTGGTTTTCCATCTGAAAGGTGGCAGCTCGGGATTTATCTAAATACAAACCTAGAGGTGTTTTGTTTCCTCGTCCTCCGTcgaaaaacaagaaacccATCGTTCCAGTTAAACATGCGGCTACCATAAATACCCGAGGTagataaagttcatttttttaaacaagtaaataaaaaaaagtgttgaGAATTATGACGGTTTGCTTTTACACCGATCCAGGTTTCTGCGGTAGAGAGAACACGACTAGCAGCCGCATCGTTGGCGGAACTGAAGCCAGCCCCAATTCTCTGCCATGGTAAATTGAATTCATTTGCATATTTCGATGTGATATGTGCTTTTGATAGTGTTTCAATATTATTTCCTCAAAAGGCAAGTGGCTTTCTTCGTCGATGATAGATTTTTCTGCGGTGGTTCTCTGATTTCTAACGAGTGGATTCTCACCGCTGCCCGTAAGCATTTttgcaatttcatttttgcggTTCAAAACCAAAACCTTTTGGGGACACTTTTTCCTAATGGAAATTCTTTCGTCAGACTGTGTCGAAGATGCTGGCTTCTTTGACATTTTGTTGGGTGCCCACAATGTTCGATTGAATGCCACCGAGGAGCCTCATCGAATTGAAGTCAGGTCTAATTTCTCCATCGTCCATCCTGAATGGTCATCCGTTCGTTTCAAGAACGACGTGGCTCTCATCAAGCTTCCACAGCCAATTAAATTCACGCGTAAATCatgaaattgaattcaaatatTCTAGAACgtcaaatttgaaaattatctTTGGGTTAATAGCTGAAATCCAGCCAGTTTGTATGGCGCCACCTTCGGAACCCGATCACGTTGGTGACATTCTCCACGTTAGCGGATGGGGGAGATCTTCCGACTGCAAGTCAATCAATTTAACTATTTCTTGAGTTGTGATATAAAcgctcttttgttttgaatcaGTGGCTGCCGGAATCTCACCTATCCTGCGTGAAGTGGATGCTCCGTGCATTTCTAACGAGCAGTGTGCCCTGACCTACGGTGCCACGATTACGGACGGCATCATTTGCCTCTCCGCTGCTGATGGCAAAGGATCTTGCAACGTAAAGTTTATGTGCAAAtccattttttggggggttcgAATGATATTAAATTAGATGTTCAATCTTTAAACACAGGGTGATTCGGGTGGCCCGTTGAGTTTCATCAACGAGGGCGTCCACAACCAGGTCGGCATCGTTAGCTTTGGTCCCGCAGCCGGATGCGAAATTGGTTTGCCCGCCGCATTCTCtcgtgtttctttttatgCCAAATGGATCTCATCCATAACGGGCTTGATCATATAATTTATAGGCTTCTACAATTTGCAACGTTTTGCTTCATTAGCCAATGTTATTTTTTCGCTTGTGTCCTGATATCAATgtgttctttttgttgttgtaattGTTTAGTTTTAATGCCGATCTAAACATTTTGGGGGGCaacaacaatttttatttagtcAACACATGCAGTCCACCAATAGATCAGTaagaaaagattaaaaaaattgacacCCAATTCAATGATGAGGTTTTTATTTGACCACACTATAATCAGGCAACTAAAATAAATTGGACTGTTAAAAAACGACCGACTACAATGGAAGAGCTTTCTAGGAAACCTTAGGGGAGAGAAGCCTCCGTGAATACCCAAACACCGAAATACAACCGTCTTAGGTGATGTTACATCACAACCTTTTGATAGCCTCTGCACCGTTTATCATTTCCGAGGGCAGCTTTTCCTGTGATATTTTGCAGACGACGAAAAGTCGGACTGGACGTCTCACAACGACTCGGACAACAACACAACCTTTGCCAATGAGGAAAGGGATTCAATTTTACGTTTCCAAAACTACTACCTGAGAGTGCTTCGATATTGCCTGGCCGCCACCAGGATAACAAACGAAGAGAACAGGAAAACGGTGCCACTGATGGATCCCAACATCCTCTTGCGACGTTCTGCGtacgaaaaaacaaacaaaaaacaagtgCAACGGAACCGATGCGATGGGAATACAAGAAGAGGAATTCGTTAAAACAACTGAGATAGTACTAGCTAACAAATAGCTAAAACAAAATGTATAATGGTTGCaatcaaacaacaaa
Proteins encoded in this region:
- the LOC116921412 gene encoding LOW QUALITY PROTEIN: brachyurin (The sequence of the model RefSeq protein was modified relative to this genomic sequence to represent the inferred CDS: deleted 2 bases in 1 codon) encodes the protein MKVSAIVLVALFVAHAAAWDLSKYQPRSVLYPRAPSKTTTAKVFPKRAPTVDTRGFCGQVNYASRIVGGTEAVPHSAPWQVAIFIDGQYFCGGSLISNEWVLTAAHCADNAIFFNILLGSHNVRLDAADEPTRVEVRSTEYTVHPEWGPVRIINDVALIRLPNPIEFTPEIQPICMAPSTEGDHVGDMLHISGWGKPSDDALGISPVLREVDVPCISNAECAQTYGATITDGNICVDTTGGKGSCNGDSGGPLSFVNNGVHNQVGIVSFGSSAGCEVGLPAGFARVSYFADWISSVTGLVI
- the LOC116921419 gene encoding brachyurin, with amino-acid sequence MKVLAIVLVALVVVQAAERDLSKYQPRSVLYPRAPSTSTNSKIFPKRSPTVDTRGFCGQAKSSSRIVGGTEAVPNSLPWQVALFIDDQYFCGGSLISNEWVLTAAHCADAAVFFDVYLGSHNVRLAAADEPTRVEVRSTEYTVHPEWASLRIRNDVALIKLPAPIEFTPEIQPICMAPSTEPDHVGDLLHNSGWGKPSDDAAGISPTLNEVYMPCMSNAECALTFGNTITDGNICTDTTGGHSACNGDSGGPLSFINGGVYNQVGIVSFGSSAGCEVGYPAAYARVSYYADWISSVTGLVI
- the LOC116934679 gene encoding brachyurin is translated as MRVLAIVLLIAFLIAQVAARDLSKYKPRGVLFPRPPSKNKKPIVPVKHAATINTRGFCGRENTTSSRIVGGTEASPNSLPWQVAFFVDDRFFCGGSLISNEWILTAAHCVEDAGFFDILLGAHNVRLNATEEPHRIEVRSNFSIVHPEWSSVRFKNDVALIKLPQPIKFTPEIQPVCMAPPSEPDHVGDILHVSGWGRSSDLAAGISPILREVDAPCISNEQCALTYGATITDGIICLSAADGKGSCNGDSGGPLSFINEGVHNQVGIVSFGPAAGCEIGLPAAFSRVSFYAKWISSITGLII